One stretch of Candidatus Aminicenantes bacterium DNA includes these proteins:
- a CDS encoding endonuclease/exonuclease/phosphatase family protein — translation MRLSRRSAFVAICLASLLGRIGFAAGPAPAAGGLAVMTFNIRYNNPGDGPNAWPKRQDLVASTILFHEAAVVGIQEALRGQMTDLERLLPGYGWFGRGRDDGKDGGEFNPVFYAKDHLRLLEQATFWLSATPDVPGSRGWDGACNRIVTWGKFEEIATGRVFHFFNTHFDHIGPIARRESAGLLLRKIAAIAGGGPVVVTGDFNCTSSDEPYRILVAEASSAPPLLDARGVAAIPPYGGTRSFNGFKDGAGTGSIIDHIFVRGDVWVSRIGIIADKWDGRFVSDHYPVLAGILLEPAARRIR, via the coding sequence ATGCGCTTATCCCGCCGCTCCGCCTTCGTCGCGATTTGTCTCGCTTCGCTTCTGGGCCGAATCGGATTCGCCGCCGGGCCCGCTCCGGCTGCGGGCGGCCTCGCCGTTATGACCTTCAACATCCGCTATAACAATCCCGGCGACGGGCCCAACGCTTGGCCGAAGCGCCAGGATCTCGTCGCTTCCACCATTCTTTTCCATGAGGCCGCGGTCGTCGGGATCCAGGAAGCCCTGCGCGGCCAGATGACCGACCTGGAGCGCCTGCTGCCCGGCTACGGCTGGTTCGGTCGCGGCCGCGACGACGGCAAGGACGGCGGCGAGTTCAATCCGGTGTTCTATGCCAAGGATCACCTCCGGCTCCTGGAACAGGCCACGTTCTGGTTGTCGGCCACACCCGATGTCCCCGGCAGCCGGGGCTGGGACGGCGCCTGCAACCGGATCGTCACCTGGGGGAAGTTTGAAGAGATCGCCACGGGCCGCGTCTTCCATTTCTTCAACACTCACTTCGATCACATCGGTCCGATCGCCCGCCGCGAGAGCGCGGGGCTTTTGCTCCGCAAGATCGCTGCGATCGCCGGCGGCGGCCCCGTCGTCGTGACGGGCGATTTCAATTGCACTTCCTCGGACGAGCCCTACAGGATTCTCGTGGCCGAAGCTTCCTCCGCCCCGCCGCTTCTCGACGCCCGGGGCGTGGCGGCGATCCCCCCATACGGCGGGACCCGGTCCTTCAATGGATTCAAAGACGGGGCTGGGACCGGATCGATCATCGATCACATCTTCGTCCGGGGTGATGTCTGGGTCTCGAGAATCGGAATTATCGCCGACAAATGGGACGGGCGCTTCGTCTCCGATCATTACCCGGTCCTGGCCGGGATCCTCCTCGAGCCGGCCGCCCGCCGCATCCGCTGA
- a CDS encoding DUF4091 domain-containing protein translates to MIPVFSPRSRLHLPLIALIASFITPAALSGTPVPSSPAPAAYGYRLPDGPLGPMWWAEGAYKVMREDPLPTAKGPGIAISAARGEFEPFLLVLRPAVRLDDVRVSVSDLVGPKGAVLPSSAVSIKHVEYVRVTVPTDAAAKPGWWPDPLPPVEGPFAAAGGENHPLWITVRVPADAVPGEYRGAITLASGPLRQSAPVTLAVRNFALPARASIRSSFGLPTDPIRLYHNLETREELEKVVDLYYQDMRDHRVAPTYPFELYPIGAEFTGLPWKGGEFASDNPHGGGRSLKIVDADPSANEDAASASLVPIEPGAAYRLELWARALADGQDATVMLEALDGEGRPVIPRAFLKTFKAGMAWKAEAFEVGGFPPEVAAVRLRLFPAFRNNAGTTTGTVWFDDIVLVKTGTDVNLIAGGDFEMPLAAIGVTVDFSRFDKAARRYLDEFGFSAYDLILQGLGTGSFYSRQEGLFGGFRQGTPEYDRLLSQYLRQVESHLEANGWLGREYVYWFDEPDPKDYPFVREGMLNIRKNAPKLTRFITEHRPGPEIMDVSEIGCTIFDRVDPKAVAELAPKGREFWSYLCTGPKTPWLTLFIEHPAVNLRMWLWMSYQWGLKGILVWRANYWTSSSLYPPDILQNPWQDPMSYVVGYGMPYGQPNHWGNGDGRFLYPPNRDPNIDKSKYLRGPVDSVRWEILREGIEDYEYFVLLEKLVRQATPAQAARAAEAAKLLKIPANIFQDGKTYNKDPKAMLDYRKKVAAAIEDLSAAR, encoded by the coding sequence ATGATTCCCGTTTTCTCACCCAGGTCGCGCCTTCATCTCCCCCTCATCGCCCTCATCGCATCGTTCATAACGCCTGCCGCCTTATCGGGAACTCCGGTTCCGTCTTCGCCCGCACCCGCCGCCTACGGCTATCGCCTGCCCGACGGCCCGCTCGGCCCGATGTGGTGGGCCGAGGGCGCCTATAAAGTCATGCGCGAGGATCCGCTGCCGACAGCCAAGGGCCCCGGGATCGCGATCTCGGCCGCCCGGGGCGAATTCGAGCCTTTCCTGCTCGTCCTGCGCCCCGCCGTACGGCTCGACGACGTCCGAGTTTCGGTCTCGGATCTGGTCGGGCCGAAAGGCGCTGTTCTGCCGTCGTCCGCCGTCTCGATTAAACACGTGGAATATGTCCGAGTGACCGTACCGACCGACGCAGCCGCCAAGCCCGGCTGGTGGCCCGATCCCCTGCCGCCGGTTGAAGGCCCGTTCGCGGCCGCCGGCGGCGAAAATCACCCGCTGTGGATCACGGTCCGCGTTCCAGCCGATGCCGTCCCGGGCGAATACCGCGGGGCCATCACGCTGGCATCCGGCCCGCTCCGCCAGTCGGCCCCCGTAACCCTCGCTGTGCGGAATTTCGCCCTCCCCGCCCGGGCCTCGATCCGCTCCTCCTTCGGCCTGCCGACCGATCCAATCCGCCTTTACCATAATCTCGAAACGCGCGAGGAGCTCGAAAAGGTCGTCGACCTCTACTACCAGGACATGCGCGATCACCGGGTCGCCCCGACCTATCCCTTCGAGCTCTACCCCATCGGAGCCGAATTCACCGGCCTGCCATGGAAGGGCGGCGAGTTCGCCTCCGACAATCCCCACGGCGGCGGACGATCTCTCAAGATTGTCGACGCCGATCCGTCCGCAAATGAAGATGCCGCGAGCGCTTCGCTCGTCCCGATCGAGCCGGGTGCGGCCTATCGCCTGGAACTTTGGGCCCGGGCTTTAGCCGACGGGCAGGACGCTACGGTCATGCTCGAAGCCCTGGACGGAGAGGGGAGGCCCGTCATTCCACGCGCTTTCCTTAAGACCTTCAAGGCCGGAATGGCTTGGAAGGCCGAAGCTTTCGAAGTCGGCGGCTTCCCCCCCGAAGTCGCGGCCGTCCGACTCCGCCTTTTCCCCGCCTTTCGCAACAACGCGGGAACCACGACCGGAACCGTCTGGTTCGACGACATCGTGTTGGTCAAAACCGGCACGGACGTCAACCTGATCGCCGGCGGCGATTTCGAGATGCCGCTCGCTGCAATCGGCGTCACCGTCGACTTCAGCCGCTTCGACAAGGCCGCCCGCCGTTACCTGGACGAGTTCGGGTTCAGCGCTTATGATTTGATCCTGCAGGGGCTGGGCACGGGCTCTTTCTATTCCCGGCAGGAAGGCCTCTTCGGGGGGTTCCGCCAGGGCACTCCGGAATACGACCGCCTTCTCAGCCAGTATCTCCGCCAGGTCGAGTCGCATTTGGAGGCGAACGGCTGGTTGGGCCGCGAGTACGTCTACTGGTTCGACGAGCCCGACCCCAAGGACTATCCTTTCGTCCGCGAAGGCATGCTCAACATCCGCAAGAATGCCCCCAAATTGACCCGCTTCATCACCGAGCACCGGCCCGGGCCCGAGATCATGGACGTCTCCGAAATCGGCTGCACCATTTTCGACCGGGTCGATCCCAAGGCCGTAGCCGAGCTGGCCCCCAAGGGCAGAGAGTTCTGGTCCTATCTCTGCACCGGCCCCAAAACCCCCTGGCTGACCTTGTTCATCGAACACCCGGCCGTGAATCTCCGGATGTGGCTGTGGATGTCGTACCAATGGGGCCTCAAAGGCATTCTGGTCTGGCGGGCCAACTATTGGACCAGCTCCAGCCTCTACCCGCCCGACATCCTCCAGAATCCCTGGCAGGACCCGATGTCCTACGTGGTCGGGTACGGCATGCCTTACGGCCAGCCCAACCATTGGGGCAACGGCGACGGCCGGTTCCTCTATCCCCCCAACCGGGATCCGAACATCGACAAATCCAAGTATCTCCGAGGCCCGGTCGATTCCGTCCGCTGGGAAATCCTGCGCGAAGGGATCGAGGACTACGAATACTTCGTCCTGCTGGAAAAGCTAGTCCGCCAAGCGACGCCGGCGCAAGCCGCCCGGGCGGCGGAAGCGGCCAAGCTTCTCAAGATCCCGGCGAATATATTCCAGGACGGCAAGACCTACAATAAAGACCCCAAGGCGATGCTCGATTACCGCAAGAAAGTCGCGGCGGCCATCGAAGATTTGTCGGCCGCCCGTTAA
- a CDS encoding MGMT family protein, producing MPERKVLPFTRRVRDLVRSVPRGRVASYGQIAALAGDARQARQVAWILHAAPESEGLPWHRIISARGTISLPSGRGGREQARRLRKEGVVVGPDGRVDLEAFLWRPRRAARGSALESLDLEKLA from the coding sequence ATGCCGGAGCGGAAGGTCCTGCCGTTCACCCGCCGGGTGAGAGACCTTGTCCGGTCCGTTCCGCGCGGCCGGGTCGCCTCCTATGGGCAGATCGCTGCTCTGGCAGGCGATGCGCGCCAGGCCCGCCAGGTGGCCTGGATTCTTCATGCCGCGCCCGAGTCGGAAGGCCTTCCCTGGCACCGGATCATCAGCGCGCGGGGTACCATCAGCCTGCCGAGCGGGCGGGGCGGGCGCGAACAGGCTCGCCGGTTGCGCAAGGAGGGAGTCGTCGTCGGCCCCGACGGCCGGGTTGACCTCGAAGCGTTTCTCTGGCGTCCGCGCCGCGCCGCACGGGGCTCCGCGCTGGAGTCTCTCGATTTGGAAAAATTGGCTTAA
- a CDS encoding LpqB family beta-propeller domain-containing protein, producing MKRVPLMLGLVAFAAALLAAPVSAQDKSLVGARQPSLSPDGRQVAFSYMGDIWVVGIAGGRAAQLTNNAAYEREPVWSPDGRSIAFTSNRNGTNDVFLVPAAGGVPLQLTWHSGDDLATDFTPDGRFVIFRSNRSSSGSLYKVPVQGGTELPVLETYWNYATHGRISPDGKTLLFSWGSENGYWWRRGYRGSNTAKLWTADIQTGSVRKIVDDPTNAFWPDWRPDGAGVYFVSDRSGVYNIWTAKADGSAARPVTKFDQGDVRWMSVAAQAPWAVYERDFGIWATNLADGASRRLPIEAPAETKDNRTIFVENAPVTEFRVSPDGKKIAAVVRGEVFVVSAEGGYARNVTNSPWREQAVDWDKDGRTVFYISDAGANPDIYAVSALGGESPRRLTSSPEDETSLQVSPDGQWIAYYRGARELRLMRPDGKDDRLLAEMDFGGRFAEDFVWSPDGKYLAVVAARNGQTDVLAIEAATGKSVLMTNSAYDEGSPVWTPDGKTLLFSSNRTGHSFPEFTGQWDLYRLFLQPRPAEFDEDDFDKLFAKEEPPAKPEAKPADKAAVPVVLKLEDLDRQTEVVAVTLGSEQEFVYWPKDESVLFVSSMDGRNRLWKTSLKKKERGRYEPHPANLEGLRGLQLDRKGEALYYLTAGRIGRLDLAAGRSRAVTFETKIQVDKTADYEQMLGEVFYVLDRYYYDPAHHKADWKALYERFRPVLQQVREDQDFADYANLMIGELNSSHMGFSMPRTARVDEPTGHVGAVWAFEDGKAILSRLIKDGPLYDRRDSAAVGDELVSVDGKAVDPKANFWTYFNGKVDKRVKLVFKSAKTQKTVEVAVKPIAAGAENGLLLEEWIAGRKEAVKAQTGDAAAYIYMRAMGTGDLTRFLLELERDAVPRRGLILDLRYNNGGNVHDKVLEALMKPVYAKWRKRGLAETPQSTFGFADKPVVVITNEMTLSDGEMTTSGFKSLKRGPVVGATTYGWLIFTTSDGLMNGGSFRLPFWGCFSLDGKDLETSGGVVPDIAVPSDLGHSLKGQDPQLDRAVVELKKLMKK from the coding sequence ATGAAGCGCGTCCCCCTGATGCTTGGCCTTGTTGCTTTCGCGGCGGCCCTTCTTGCCGCCCCCGTATCCGCTCAGGACAAATCCCTCGTTGGCGCCAGGCAGCCATCCCTGTCGCCCGACGGCCGCCAAGTCGCCTTTTCTTATATGGGGGATATCTGGGTTGTCGGGATCGCCGGCGGCCGGGCCGCGCAATTGACCAATAACGCCGCTTACGAGCGGGAGCCGGTCTGGTCGCCCGACGGCCGCTCGATCGCCTTCACCTCCAACCGCAACGGAACCAACGACGTTTTTCTCGTTCCGGCCGCGGGCGGCGTTCCCCTTCAGCTGACTTGGCATTCCGGCGACGACCTGGCCACGGATTTCACGCCGGACGGCCGATTCGTGATTTTCCGCTCCAATCGCTCGTCTTCGGGCAGCCTCTACAAAGTGCCTGTCCAGGGCGGGACCGAGCTCCCGGTCCTCGAAACATATTGGAACTATGCCACCCATGGCCGGATCAGCCCGGACGGGAAGACGCTCCTGTTCTCCTGGGGGTCCGAGAACGGCTATTGGTGGCGACGCGGCTACCGCGGCTCCAACACCGCCAAGCTTTGGACGGCGGACATTCAGACCGGGTCCGTTCGCAAGATCGTCGACGATCCGACCAACGCCTTCTGGCCCGACTGGCGGCCGGACGGAGCGGGCGTCTATTTCGTCAGCGATCGCTCCGGCGTCTATAATATCTGGACCGCAAAAGCCGACGGCTCGGCGGCCCGGCCGGTGACGAAGTTCGACCAGGGGGACGTCCGCTGGATGTCCGTCGCTGCCCAAGCCCCCTGGGCCGTCTACGAGCGCGACTTCGGAATCTGGGCGACGAACCTGGCCGACGGCGCGTCCCGGCGCCTGCCCATCGAAGCCCCGGCCGAGACCAAGGACAATCGGACGATCTTCGTCGAAAACGCCCCCGTTACCGAGTTCCGCGTCTCGCCCGACGGCAAGAAGATCGCCGCCGTCGTGCGCGGCGAGGTGTTCGTCGTCTCCGCCGAAGGAGGCTACGCCCGCAACGTCACCAATTCCCCCTGGCGCGAGCAGGCCGTGGACTGGGATAAGGACGGCCGGACTGTCTTCTACATCTCCGACGCGGGGGCCAACCCCGACATCTATGCCGTGTCGGCCCTGGGCGGCGAATCCCCGCGCCGGCTCACTTCTTCGCCGGAGGACGAGACCTCGCTTCAGGTTTCGCCCGACGGCCAATGGATCGCCTACTACCGCGGGGCGCGGGAGCTTCGGCTGATGCGGCCGGACGGCAAGGACGACCGCTTGCTGGCGGAGATGGATTTCGGCGGCCGCTTCGCCGAAGATTTCGTCTGGTCGCCCGACGGCAAATATCTGGCCGTCGTCGCCGCGCGCAATGGCCAAACGGATGTCCTGGCGATCGAAGCCGCCACCGGGAAGTCCGTCCTTATGACCAATTCGGCTTACGACGAAGGTTCGCCGGTTTGGACGCCGGACGGCAAGACGCTGCTCTTCAGCTCCAACCGGACGGGCCACAGCTTTCCCGAGTTTACCGGCCAATGGGATCTTTACCGGCTGTTCCTCCAGCCGCGCCCGGCCGAGTTCGACGAGGACGATTTCGACAAGCTGTTCGCCAAGGAAGAGCCCCCGGCCAAGCCCGAAGCCAAGCCGGCTGACAAAGCCGCCGTTCCCGTCGTCCTCAAGCTGGAGGACCTCGATCGCCAGACCGAGGTTGTCGCCGTGACCTTGGGCAGCGAACAGGAGTTCGTCTATTGGCCCAAGGACGAATCCGTCCTCTTCGTCTCGTCCATGGACGGCCGCAACCGCCTGTGGAAGACGAGCCTTAAGAAAAAGGAGCGCGGTCGCTACGAGCCTCATCCGGCCAATCTGGAGGGCCTCCGCGGCCTGCAGCTCGACCGGAAAGGGGAGGCGCTCTATTACCTGACGGCCGGGCGCATCGGACGGCTCGATCTCGCCGCCGGCCGGTCGCGGGCCGTGACCTTCGAGACCAAGATCCAGGTCGATAAGACGGCCGATTACGAGCAGATGCTGGGCGAGGTGTTTTATGTCCTCGATCGCTATTACTATGATCCCGCCCATCATAAGGCCGACTGGAAGGCTCTCTACGAGCGGTTCAGGCCCGTCCTGCAGCAGGTTCGCGAGGATCAGGATTTCGCCGACTACGCCAACCTGATGATCGGCGAGCTCAACTCTTCGCACATGGGCTTCAGCATGCCCCGGACGGCGAGGGTCGACGAGCCGACCGGCCATGTCGGTGCGGTCTGGGCCTTTGAGGACGGCAAGGCGATTCTATCCCGCCTGATCAAGGACGGCCCTCTTTACGACCGCCGCGACTCGGCAGCCGTGGGGGACGAGCTGGTTTCCGTCGACGGCAAGGCGGTCGATCCGAAAGCCAATTTCTGGACCTATTTCAACGGCAAGGTCGACAAGCGGGTCAAGCTGGTTTTTAAGAGCGCCAAGACCCAGAAGACGGTCGAAGTGGCCGTCAAGCCGATCGCGGCCGGGGCCGAGAACGGGCTGCTGCTTGAGGAATGGATCGCCGGCCGCAAGGAGGCCGTCAAGGCCCAGACTGGCGACGCAGCGGCATATATCTACATGCGGGCCATGGGCACGGGCGATCTGACCCGCTTCCTGCTCGAGCTGGAGCGCGATGCGGTGCCGCGCCGGGGGCTGATCCTCGACCTGCGCTACAACAACGGCGGCAACGTCCACGACAAGGTGCTGGAGGCGCTGATGAAGCCCGTCTACGCCAAGTGGCGCAAGCGCGGGCTGGCCGAGACGCCGCAGTCGACCTTCGGGTTCGCCGACAAACCCGTCGTTGTGATCACCAACGAGATGACCTTGAGCGACGGCGAGATGACGACCAGCGGGTTCAAATCTCTGAAGCGGGGGCCGGTCGTAGGCGCCACGACCTACGGCTGGTTGATCTTCACGACCAGCGACGGATTGATGAACGGTGGATCCTTCCGCCTGCCCTTCTGGGGCTGTTTTTCGCTCGACGGGAAGGATCTGGAGACGAGCGGAGGTGTCGTCCCCGACATCGCGGTGCCCTCCGACCTCGGTCATAGCCTCAAGGGCCAAGATCCGCAGCTCGATCGGGCCGTCGTCGAGCTTAAGAAGCTGATGAAGAAATAG